From a single Methylosinus sp. H3A genomic region:
- a CDS encoding AbrB/MazE/SpoVT family DNA-binding domain-containing protein: protein MRAIVEKWGNSAAVRIPSAVVEQARLEIDQAVQVRVEGGRVVIEPLTAPEYSLDDLLAGVTPENLHEEESFGPPAVR, encoded by the coding sequence ATGCGAGCGATCGTCGAAAAATGGGGCAACTCCGCGGCCGTGCGCATACCCTCGGCCGTTGTGGAGCAGGCGCGCCTCGAGATCGACCAAGCTGTCCAGGTGCGCGTCGAAGGCGGCCGCGTGGTGATCGAGCCGCTTACGGCGCCCGAATACTCTCTCGATGATCTTCTCGCCGGGGTGACGCCGGAAAACCTGCATGAGGAGGAAAGCTTCGGGCCGCCTGCGGTCCGATGA
- a CDS encoding pyrimidine 5'-nucleotidase: MTEPADQPRLLTIANRFAHVDTWVFDLDNTLYPASSDLWPKIDHRITLFMIRLFGLDGMSSRALQKHYYKQYGTTLRGLMTEHGVDADAFLKFVHDVDRSSLLPNHSLAAAIAALPGRKLILTNGSREHALDTAKQLAIDHIFEDVFDIVAADFIAKPHEGAYERFFERHGVEPKRSALFEDIARNLVIPHARGMTTVLVTPEAGHEEKREAWEIAHGREPHVDFTTNDLAGFLEGLTATSQPQ, encoded by the coding sequence ATGACAGAGCCCGCCGATCAGCCGCGCCTGCTGACCATCGCCAATCGCTTCGCCCATGTCGACACATGGGTCTTCGATCTCGACAACACGCTCTATCCCGCCTCATCGGACCTCTGGCCGAAGATCGACCATCGGATCACTCTGTTCATGATCCGCCTGTTCGGCCTCGACGGAATGTCGTCGCGCGCGCTGCAGAAGCATTACTACAAGCAATATGGCACGACGCTGCGCGGGCTGATGACCGAGCATGGCGTCGACGCCGACGCTTTCTTGAAATTCGTCCATGATGTCGATCGCTCATCGCTGCTGCCCAATCATTCGCTGGCGGCGGCGATCGCGGCGCTGCCGGGCCGCAAGCTCATTCTCACCAATGGCTCGCGCGAGCATGCGCTCGACACGGCGAAGCAGCTCGCCATCGATCATATTTTCGAGGATGTGTTCGATATCGTCGCGGCCGATTTCATCGCCAAGCCGCATGAGGGCGCCTATGAGCGCTTCTTCGAGCGCCATGGCGTGGAGCCGAAGCGCTCGGCGCTGTTCGAAGATATAGCGCGCAACCTTGTCATCCCCCATGCGCGCGGCATGACCACCGTGCTGGTGACGCCGGAAGCAGGTCATGAGGAGAAGCGCGAAGCCTGGGAGATCGCCCATGGACGCGAGCCGCATGTGGATTTTACAACCAATGATCTCGCGGGATTTTTGGAGGGGCTGACGGCGACGTCACAACCCCAGTAG
- the argB gene encoding acetylglutamate kinase, protein MTEDSADSALQQARILMQALPHMLRYDEAIVVVKYGGHAMGDDKVARDFSRDMVLLEQSGVNPVVVHGGGPQIGAMLGKLGIKSEFADGLRVTDKATMEIVEMVLAGYINKQIVGFINSEGGRAIGLCGKDGRMVTAEKLARPAHENGKTIDLGFVGEVAKVDTIVLDQLLGRELIPVLAPVAQGLDGETYNINADTFAGAIAGALGAKRLLFLTDVPGVLDKNKQLIKELKVSDIPGLVADGTITGGMIPKVETCMYAIERGVEGVVILDGKLPHAVLIELLTDHGAGTLITR, encoded by the coding sequence TGCTGCGCTACGACGAGGCCATCGTCGTGGTGAAATACGGCGGCCACGCCATGGGCGACGACAAGGTCGCGCGCGACTTCTCCCGCGACATGGTGCTGCTCGAGCAGTCGGGCGTGAACCCTGTGGTGGTGCATGGCGGCGGCCCGCAGATCGGGGCCATGCTGGGCAAGCTCGGCATAAAATCGGAATTCGCCGACGGACTTCGCGTCACCGACAAGGCGACGATGGAAATCGTCGAGATGGTGCTCGCCGGCTATATCAACAAGCAGATCGTCGGCTTCATCAATTCCGAGGGCGGGCGCGCCATCGGCCTCTGCGGCAAGGACGGCCGCATGGTGACGGCCGAGAAACTCGCGCGGCCGGCTCACGAGAATGGCAAGACGATCGATCTCGGCTTTGTCGGCGAGGTGGCGAAGGTCGACACCATAGTGCTCGACCAGTTGCTCGGCCGCGAGCTGATCCCCGTGCTGGCGCCGGTGGCGCAGGGCCTCGACGGCGAGACCTACAACATCAACGCCGACACTTTCGCCGGCGCCATCGCCGGCGCGCTCGGCGCCAAGCGCCTTTTGTTCCTCACCGACGTTCCCGGCGTGCTGGACAAGAACAAGCAGCTCATCAAGGAGCTGAAAGTCTCCGATATTCCGGGCCTCGTCGCCGACGGCACCATCACCGGCGGCATGATCCCCAAGGTCGAGACCTGCATGTATGCGATCGAGCGCGGCGTCGAAGGCGTCGTCATCCTCGACGGCAAGCTGCCGCATGCGGTGCTGATCGAGCTTTTGACCGATCATGGCGCCGGCACGCTGATCACGAGGTGA